A DNA window from Sulfitobacter noctilucicola contains the following coding sequences:
- a CDS encoding biotin carboxylase produces the protein MSLRTKHWPASAQNNSRTQKLKKRTTNMATVLKNISEIRRFFHRNEDPIYFISATNFNLLGLDEWVKNFKYICYIDCYGGKHPNVFCPSEQPHAEFQSIEDINNYLLQHKEVIDFIKRRGGKPKFVFLMFDEETERLSKELGASVWFPKAKLRTSMDNKIETVRIGNKAGVPSVPNVLAEVKSYDDLKKTCEKAGIGHDLVLQSAFGDSGHTTFFIKNEADFRRHESEIIGEGEIKIMKRIDCRGAAIEACATKEGTIVGPLMTELVGFKELTPYRGGWCGNEILATAFPPKVRDKARELTFKFGEQLRKEGYRGYFELDFLIDKKTGDLWLGELNPRITGASSMTNHAAFAHADAPLFLFHLLEFSKKKFNLDVDELNARWADPDNIDGWSQMVIKHTEDSVDICTAAPETGIYKMKEDGSVVFDRFDYHRRAVESENEAFFLSILRPGEYRYEGADIGILVTRGRSMTKGFQLNERAKKWIHGIKQSVDGKPLPTAQAGPELSDPAFKIL, from the coding sequence GTGTCTTTACGGACGAAGCATTGGCCAGCGTCAGCGCAAAACAACTCTCGAACTCAAAAGCTTAAGAAAAGGACCACAAATATGGCTACTGTTCTGAAAAATATCTCTGAAATCCGCCGGTTCTTTCACCGAAACGAAGACCCGATCTATTTCATCTCGGCTACGAACTTCAACCTTCTGGGCCTTGATGAGTGGGTCAAGAATTTCAAATACATCTGCTACATCGACTGCTACGGGGGCAAGCACCCGAACGTCTTTTGCCCGTCCGAGCAGCCGCATGCGGAATTCCAGTCCATCGAGGACATCAACAACTACCTGTTGCAGCACAAAGAAGTCATCGACTTTATCAAGCGGCGCGGCGGCAAGCCGAAGTTTGTCTTCTTGATGTTTGATGAGGAAACTGAACGCCTGTCAAAAGAGCTGGGTGCCAGCGTCTGGTTCCCGAAAGCCAAGCTGCGGACGTCGATGGACAACAAGATCGAAACCGTACGCATCGGCAACAAGGCAGGTGTGCCATCGGTGCCGAACGTTCTGGCCGAGGTCAAATCATATGACGACCTAAAGAAGACATGCGAGAAAGCCGGTATCGGACACGATCTGGTGTTGCAGTCCGCTTTCGGTGACAGTGGTCACACGACTTTCTTCATCAAAAACGAAGCAGACTTCCGCCGCCATGAATCAGAGATCATCGGCGAGGGTGAGATCAAGATCATGAAGCGGATCGACTGTCGGGGTGCTGCGATCGAGGCTTGTGCGACGAAAGAAGGCACGATTGTTGGCCCCCTGATGACTGAGCTTGTAGGCTTCAAGGAGCTGACGCCCTACCGCGGCGGCTGGTGCGGGAATGAAATTCTCGCGACCGCTTTCCCACCCAAAGTGCGCGACAAAGCACGCGAGTTGACCTTCAAATTCGGTGAGCAACTTCGCAAAGAAGGATATCGCGGCTACTTCGAATTGGATTTCCTGATCGACAAGAAAACAGGTGATCTGTGGCTGGGCGAGCTGAACCCGCGTATCACAGGGGCGTCGTCCATGACCAACCATGCCGCGTTCGCACATGCCGATGCGCCGCTGTTCCTTTTCCATCTCCTCGAATTTTCAAAGAAAAAATTCAACCTTGATGTGGATGAGCTGAACGCACGGTGGGCCGATCCAGACAACATCGACGGTTGGTCGCAGATGGTAATCAAGCATACCGAAGACAGTGTCGATATCTGCACCGCAGCACCCGAGACCGGCATCTACAAGATGAAAGAAGACGGCAGTGTTGTGTTTGACCGCTTCGATTATCACCGTCGCGCAGTAGAGAGCGAGAACGAAGCGTTCTTCCTTTCCATTTTGCGTCCGGGCGAATACCGCTACGAAGGGGCCGACATTGGCATCCTTGTGACACGCGGCCGTTCGATGACGAAGGGTTTCCAGTTGAATGAGCGGGCGAAAAAGTGGATTCACGGGATCAAACAATCGGTTGATGGCAAACCGCTTCCCACGGCGCAAGCCGGTCCTGAACTGTCTGATCCGGCGTTCAAAATTCTTTAA
- a CDS encoding C45 family autoproteolytic acyltransferase/hydolase: MYWRALDIETPGPKWAGLFAEYWPDYRKWWLQEGETARPTYRECRRALATHMPELIPLYEDLCAQAGGGDLAARFLSFYNPPPYLSGCSQAIWAGKEPVMVRNYDYNPNAFDQLALNTKWSGRQVLGISDGLWGLVDGVNDAGLSISLTFGGRRIVGEGFGVPLILRYVLQTCETVDEATAVLARVPTHMSYNVTVLDRKRRYATAMMAPDRETLITHAAVATNHQENVEWISHARFTATVERERFLLNRLRMHKDPEEKFIGAFLKPPLYSTAFSAGFGTLYTAVYRPRKREMELRWPGTVWPLSMDHFVEGAREVLVPGAA; this comes from the coding sequence ATGTACTGGCGCGCTTTAGATATTGAAACGCCCGGTCCCAAGTGGGCCGGGCTTTTCGCTGAATACTGGCCTGACTACCGCAAGTGGTGGTTGCAGGAAGGTGAAACGGCGCGTCCGACGTACCGTGAATGCCGCCGTGCGCTTGCTACGCACATGCCAGAGCTGATCCCCCTGTATGAGGATCTTTGCGCACAGGCAGGCGGCGGCGATTTGGCCGCGCGTTTCCTAAGCTTTTATAATCCGCCCCCCTACTTGTCAGGCTGTTCACAAGCAATCTGGGCTGGCAAGGAACCGGTCATGGTGCGCAACTATGACTACAACCCCAACGCTTTTGACCAACTGGCGCTGAACACGAAATGGTCAGGCCGTCAGGTGCTTGGCATCTCTGACGGACTATGGGGATTGGTGGATGGCGTGAATGATGCGGGCCTGTCCATATCGCTGACATTTGGCGGCCGTCGCATCGTCGGAGAAGGTTTTGGGGTGCCGCTGATCCTACGCTATGTGCTGCAAACTTGCGAAACTGTGGACGAAGCGACCGCCGTTCTGGCGCGTGTTCCAACGCATATGAGCTACAATGTTACCGTATTGGACCGCAAGCGCCGCTACGCCACGGCCATGATGGCACCGGATCGGGAAACACTCATCACCCATGCCGCAGTTGCGACCAACCATCAGGAAAACGTGGAATGGATCAGCCACGCCCGTTTCACCGCAACGGTTGAGCGAGAGCGATTTCTGCTAAACCGCTTGAGGATGCACAAAGATCCCGAGGAAAAATTCATCGGCGCGTTTCTCAAGCCGCCCTTGTATTCGACAGCGTTTTCCGCCGGTTTCGGGACGCTTTATACAGCGGTGTACCGGCCGCGTAAGCGCGAAATGGAACTCCGCTGGCCGGGTACAGTCTGGCCGCTTTCGATGGATCACTTTGTAGAGGGGGCACGTGAAGTGCTTGTACCGGGGGCGGCATGA
- a CDS encoding CaiB/BaiF CoA transferase family protein, translating into MSKGPLATLKVIEFSGLGPAPLVGQLLADLGADVVTIDREFAPADKTDINRRGKRSVVLNLKSDAGLSAARLLVAQGDVVIEGFRPGVMERLGLGPDACPDTVIYARMTGWGQDGPWSHTAGHDINYLALTGALHAMGDGGAPPVPPMNLVADYGGGTMFLIFGVLAAVIERGVSGKGQVVDAAMVDGVPAMMGLIYGMLAQGTWSEQRAQNWLDGAAPFYRCYTCADGKFVSVGALEPQFYAILLEKLHMPAEYAVTQNDRSTWAERTREFAEIFVRQSRDAWADLFEGTDACIAPVLTFSEAANHLHMAARKNLVRPDDVLQSATAPRFSRFNPSASQPVTGKGAETQSILEGLGLSAGEIAAASKKTP; encoded by the coding sequence ATGAGCAAGGGTCCACTCGCAACTCTGAAAGTAATCGAATTCTCCGGGCTTGGTCCTGCACCATTAGTGGGTCAGTTGTTGGCCGATCTGGGTGCGGATGTAGTCACCATTGATCGTGAGTTTGCACCTGCCGATAAGACGGACATCAACCGGCGGGGCAAACGCTCCGTTGTGTTGAACCTCAAATCGGATGCCGGCCTGTCAGCTGCCAGGCTGCTTGTCGCGCAAGGCGACGTCGTGATTGAGGGGTTCCGCCCCGGTGTTATGGAACGGCTTGGTTTAGGTCCGGATGCGTGCCCCGACACCGTAATCTATGCGCGGATGACAGGCTGGGGGCAGGACGGGCCGTGGTCACATACGGCAGGGCACGACATCAATTATCTGGCTCTGACAGGTGCGTTGCACGCGATGGGAGACGGCGGCGCACCGCCTGTGCCGCCTATGAACCTTGTCGCGGATTATGGCGGCGGCACGATGTTCCTGATTTTCGGTGTCCTTGCTGCCGTTATCGAAAGGGGTGTGTCCGGCAAAGGACAGGTTGTCGATGCGGCGATGGTCGATGGCGTCCCTGCGATGATGGGTCTGATCTACGGCATGCTCGCGCAGGGTACATGGAGCGAGCAGCGTGCGCAGAACTGGCTGGACGGGGCTGCACCATTTTACCGTTGCTACACATGCGCGGATGGCAAGTTTGTCTCGGTAGGCGCGTTGGAGCCGCAGTTTTATGCAATCTTGCTGGAGAAGCTGCACATGCCGGCGGAATATGCTGTGACCCAGAATGACCGCAGCACGTGGGCAGAGCGTACGCGGGAGTTTGCAGAAATCTTTGTTCGGCAGTCGCGGGATGCTTGGGCCGATCTGTTTGAAGGCACGGATGCTTGCATTGCCCCTGTGCTGACCTTTTCGGAAGCGGCAAACCACCTCCACATGGCAGCGCGCAAAAACCTTGTGCGCCCGGATGATGTGCTTCAGTCCGCAACCGCGCCGCGGTTCAGCCGGTTCAACCCGTCTGCATCTCAGCCTGTTACGGGAAAGGGTGCTGAAACGCAGAGCATTCTGGAAGGCCTAGGCTTGTCAGCAGGAGAAATAGCAGCGGCCAGCAAAAAGACCCCCTGA
- a CDS encoding type 1 glutamine amidotransferase domain-containing protein, which yields MTSITNAKILILSTNGFEQSELEKPLADLKAKGAAVHVATPDGSDIKGWDTDDWGDTVSADIALKDVNVDDYDAIVLPGGQINPDILRANKDAVALIKAFGNGGKTVAAVCHAPWLLIEADLIKGRKATSYGSIKTDLINAGAHWEDSEVVVDQGIITSRSPEDLDAFVSKIVEEIEEGEHERKAA from the coding sequence ATGACTTCCATTACAAACGCAAAAATTCTCATCCTGTCCACCAACGGCTTTGAACAGTCAGAGCTGGAGAAGCCACTGGCAGATCTGAAGGCAAAAGGAGCTGCCGTTCACGTGGCCACGCCTGACGGTTCAGACATCAAAGGGTGGGACACTGACGACTGGGGCGACACGGTGAGCGCCGATATCGCGCTCAAAGACGTCAACGTAGATGACTATGACGCGATCGTCCTGCCGGGCGGCCAGATTAACCCAGACATTCTGCGTGCAAACAAAGATGCTGTGGCGCTCATCAAGGCGTTCGGCAACGGCGGCAAAACTGTTGCCGCTGTCTGTCACGCACCGTGGTTGCTGATCGAAGCCGACCTGATCAAAGGCCGCAAGGCCACCTCTTACGGATCAATCAAAACCGATCTGATCAATGCTGGCGCACACTGGGAAGACAGCGAAGTGGTGGTTGATCAAGGCATTATCACCAGCCGGTCACCAGAAGATCTCGACGCATTTGTTTCGAAAATCGTCGAAGAAATCGAAGAGGGCGAACACGAGCGCAAAGCCGCATAA
- a CDS encoding paraquat-inducible protein A yields the protein MRDFAEPQTTEHSLEDLIVCPQCDAVFRFQKPKNGERAACQRCHKALITPRRNAGLHIIAVAFAVLFLIIGAAVFPFLTIDAAGNRNAVSILDAALAFSGGPMIFLSLATAGLIIFVPLIRVILTLYVLVPVVLDRPAARHAIGAFRLSEALRPWSMAEIFAIGCAVALVKVADLAQVGFGPAFWMFGILVVLVIAQDSFMCKWSVWYRLEHPKNS from the coding sequence ATGCGCGATTTTGCCGAACCACAGACCACCGAGCATTCGCTGGAAGACCTTATCGTCTGTCCGCAATGCGACGCTGTGTTTCGTTTCCAGAAACCCAAGAACGGCGAACGCGCCGCATGTCAGCGGTGTCATAAGGCGCTGATCACGCCCCGTCGGAATGCGGGCTTGCATATCATCGCAGTTGCGTTTGCGGTGTTGTTCCTGATCATCGGGGCTGCGGTCTTTCCTTTCCTGACGATTGACGCTGCGGGCAACCGAAATGCAGTGTCCATTCTGGATGCGGCATTGGCGTTCTCGGGTGGTCCGATGATTTTTCTGTCACTCGCCACGGCGGGCCTGATCATTTTTGTGCCCCTCATTCGGGTTATTCTGACGTTATACGTGCTTGTTCCTGTCGTTCTTGACAGGCCAGCGGCGCGCCACGCGATTGGTGCATTTCGTCTGTCAGAAGCACTGCGCCCTTGGTCAATGGCCGAAATTTTTGCCATCGGATGTGCGGTCGCTCTGGTCAAAGTGGCTGATCTGGCGCAGGTCGGGTTCGGACCGGCATTCTGGATGTTCGGTATTCTTGTTGTTCTTGTGATCGCGCAGGACAGCTTCATGTGTAAGTGGTCAGTATGGTATCGTCTGGAACATCCGAAAAATTCGTAA
- a CDS encoding paraquat-inducible protein A, whose product MGIVACRRCTKAWPIDRETCGRCGHSLQSRDRHSLQKVWAYWLVGLICYIPANIYPMLRTQTLFQVDESTIIGGAVDIAHYGNYGIAAIILIASVVIPLAKFWAVAYLAVSVKSPTRVSNHRRQLLYEIVEYIGRWSMIDIFVVAILSALVQLKTLASINPGIASIFFALSVIFTMLSAQSFDSRLIWDAQAKEGGKRPDER is encoded by the coding sequence ATGGGGATCGTCGCGTGCAGGCGGTGTACGAAGGCGTGGCCGATTGACCGCGAAACCTGCGGCCGTTGCGGGCATTCCCTACAGTCACGCGACCGGCACAGTCTTCAAAAGGTGTGGGCGTATTGGTTGGTCGGGCTGATCTGCTATATCCCCGCAAATATCTATCCGATGTTGCGGACACAGACGCTGTTTCAGGTCGATGAAAGCACCATTATCGGCGGCGCTGTCGACATTGCACACTACGGCAACTACGGCATTGCGGCGATTATCCTGATCGCCTCGGTTGTCATCCCGCTGGCCAAATTCTGGGCTGTCGCCTATCTGGCCGTCAGCGTCAAAAGCCCCACCCGTGTATCCAACCACCGGCGTCAGCTTTTGTACGAAATCGTTGAATATATCGGGCGTTGGTCCATGATCGACATTTTTGTGGTTGCGATCCTGTCTGCGCTGGTGCAACTCAAGACATTGGCATCCATTAACCCCGGTATCGCGAGCATCTTCTTCGCGCTCTCGGTGATTTTCACAATGCTTTCTGCGCAGTCGTTTGACTCCCGCCTGATCTGGGACGCCCAAGCGAAAGAGGGGGGTAAACGACCCGATGAACGATGA
- a CDS encoding MlaD family protein → MNDELPTVSVSPARKVFLSGASFVWLIPIAALFVALFVAWQSYNARGPLITVVFEKGAGIKSGETELRYRDVTVGVVEKVGFTQGLGQVTASIRVDKDVAPFIDSGALFWIVQPEVTAQGITGLSTVLSGVYIEGSWDEEPGVPLAQYQGSSEAPLIRPGQGGLEIAFRTVANGQLTDNAPILYKGIEVGRVGRARISQQGNFAIVEALIYEDHRQLINESTRFWDTSGFSVSIGPSGAEIDFSSIATLVGGGITFDTFVSGGGRVFDGTVFEIYPDKESARSSLFNASTVDPLEISVIFEENISGLAVEAPVELSGLKIGQVTSLSGIVDYDQFGDSRVRLKVNLSIQPARLGLPGEVTAENALTFLQSSVASGLRARLASASLLTGGLKVEMITVDDAPPARLTAAPNELPVMPTTKNETSDASATVEGVFTRINNLPIEELLNSAINFMDSAESFVSSDDLRETPGDIRGLLGELQGLVASDDVQNIPVSLNATLMRVEALVAQLEQEQVAARLSEVLEAAASAASVVETSMAGVPDLISQIEAVAAKAETLAVEDLIAEVTALIKSADAVVSAEDTVALPGALKAALDEVNGALQELRAGGAIANVNQALSAARTAADRIAVTSNELPLIVERLTGVLDSAANAASAVESSVAGVPDLVAQIEAVAAKAESLEVNELMDELTNLVRSAEAVVGTDDAVALPGSLKRALDEVNYTLQELREGGAIENVNQTLASARNAADSIAVSSKDLPQIVTRLTQLFAQAGRTIEGYNRGDELSRSAMSALRDIQKAADALASLAKTIERNPNSLLLGR, encoded by the coding sequence ATGAACGATGAGCTGCCCACCGTGTCGGTGTCGCCTGCCCGCAAGGTTTTCCTGAGCGGAGCCTCCTTCGTCTGGCTGATCCCGATTGCTGCGCTTTTTGTCGCTCTGTTCGTGGCATGGCAGTCGTACAACGCGCGTGGCCCGCTCATCACAGTGGTGTTTGAAAAAGGTGCCGGCATCAAATCGGGCGAGACAGAGCTCCGATACCGCGACGTGACCGTCGGGGTTGTTGAAAAGGTCGGCTTTACACAAGGTCTGGGTCAGGTCACGGCCAGCATTCGCGTTGACAAGGACGTTGCCCCCTTCATCGACAGCGGCGCATTGTTCTGGATTGTCCAACCCGAAGTCACGGCACAAGGCATCACCGGTTTGAGTACAGTCCTGAGCGGTGTCTACATCGAAGGGTCGTGGGACGAGGAGCCAGGTGTTCCTCTCGCTCAATACCAAGGTTCATCCGAAGCGCCGTTGATCCGCCCTGGTCAGGGTGGGCTTGAGATTGCGTTCCGAACAGTCGCAAACGGGCAACTGACGGACAACGCTCCGATCCTCTACAAAGGTATCGAAGTTGGCCGCGTCGGCCGCGCCCGCATTTCGCAGCAGGGCAACTTTGCGATTGTTGAGGCGTTGATCTACGAAGACCACCGCCAGTTAATCAATGAATCCACACGTTTCTGGGATACGTCAGGTTTCAGCGTCAGCATCGGCCCTTCAGGTGCTGAGATTGATTTCTCTTCCATCGCGACCCTTGTGGGTGGCGGTATTACTTTCGACACCTTCGTGTCTGGTGGTGGACGTGTGTTTGATGGCACGGTCTTTGAAATCTACCCTGACAAAGAATCCGCCCGCAGTTCGCTGTTCAACGCATCTACGGTCGATCCGCTTGAGATCAGCGTTATTTTTGAAGAGAATATTTCCGGCCTCGCGGTTGAGGCTCCGGTTGAATTGAGCGGTCTGAAAATCGGGCAGGTGACGTCCCTTTCGGGAATTGTCGACTATGATCAGTTTGGCGACAGCCGTGTGCGGCTGAAGGTTAATCTATCGATCCAGCCCGCGCGTCTTGGCCTGCCTGGAGAAGTGACTGCAGAGAACGCCCTCACCTTCTTGCAAAGCAGTGTGGCGTCCGGCCTGCGCGCCCGTCTCGCTTCGGCCAGTCTTTTGACGGGCGGGTTGAAAGTAGAGATGATTACGGTTGACGATGCACCGCCAGCAAGACTGACCGCAGCACCAAATGAATTGCCGGTCATGCCGACGACCAAGAACGAAACTTCAGATGCATCAGCGACTGTTGAAGGTGTGTTCACCCGCATCAACAACCTGCCTATCGAAGAGCTACTCAATTCCGCGATCAACTTCATGGATTCAGCGGAGTCGTTCGTTTCAAGTGATGATCTGCGCGAAACGCCGGGTGATATTCGCGGATTGTTGGGCGAGCTGCAGGGATTGGTGGCGTCAGACGATGTGCAGAACATTCCTGTTTCTCTAAATGCGACGCTGATGCGGGTCGAAGCCTTGGTGGCGCAGCTTGAGCAGGAGCAGGTCGCCGCGCGTCTGTCAGAGGTGCTGGAAGCCGCCGCAAGCGCTGCATCTGTCGTGGAAACGTCGATGGCGGGTGTGCCCGACCTGATCAGCCAGATCGAAGCGGTTGCAGCCAAAGCCGAAACCCTTGCCGTCGAAGATCTGATTGCGGAAGTCACTGCACTTATCAAATCTGCCGACGCCGTGGTGAGTGCTGAAGATACGGTTGCCTTGCCGGGCGCTTTGAAAGCCGCGCTCGATGAAGTGAACGGCGCATTGCAGGAACTCAGAGCGGGCGGCGCGATTGCTAATGTGAACCAGGCGCTTTCTGCCGCACGCACAGCCGCCGACCGTATCGCGGTTACATCAAATGAACTCCCCTTGATTGTCGAGCGCCTGACCGGTGTGCTGGACTCAGCAGCGAACGCGGCATCTGCAGTAGAATCCTCTGTTGCGGGTGTGCCGGATCTGGTGGCGCAAATCGAAGCGGTTGCAGCCAAGGCGGAATCACTTGAAGTGAATGAGCTGATGGATGAGTTGACCAACCTAGTCCGGTCAGCCGAGGCAGTCGTCGGAACCGATGATGCCGTTGCTTTGCCCGGCTCACTCAAGCGCGCGCTGGATGAAGTCAACTACACGCTTCAGGAATTGCGCGAAGGCGGGGCGATCGAGAACGTGAACCAGACGCTCGCGTCGGCGCGAAACGCGGCTGATAGCATCGCGGTTTCATCCAAAGACCTGCCTCAGATCGTGACGCGCCTGACACAGCTGTTTGCTCAGGCCGGCCGTACCATCGAAGGATACAATCGCGGCGATGAGTTGAGCCGGTCCGCGATGTCTGCGCTGCGCGACATACAGAAAGCCGCTGATGCGCTTGCCTCTCTGGCAAAAACCATCGAACGTAATCCGAATTCTCTGCTGCTGGGAAGATAG